The following is a genomic window from Candidatus Kuenenbacteria bacterium.
TTGGCAAGTGAGATTTTGTTTAGTCATGGAAAATTTTATTTCCTGGCGGAGGTTGGTGATTTTGTTGCCAGCAATAATGGATTCTTCCGGAATGTCTCTGATAATTCTAATCAGGCGTACCCAGGGTGGAGTGATGGTTTTTATTTTAATAATTAAATTGGTCAGGGCTTTGTCTGAATAGGCATGCCATTTACCTTTTTGCCACCATTGATAGAGAAGAGAATTTCGGGCGACAACGCAGGGATAAATTTTAATTTGGTCAGGCTGAAAGTGCGGGTCGGAATAAATACGCTTGAACATCGTTAAGTCTTTGGCTGGGGTAGAGCCGGGTAGATTAAGCATCAGATGGTAAGTAATTTTAAAACCAAATTGACGGAGTAGGGCAGTAGCTTTGATAGTTTGAGCAACGAGGTGGCCGCGTTTGTTGAGTTTGAGAATTTGATCATCAAGATGCTGGACGCCGATTTCCACGCGCGTACAACCAAGGAGACGCATAGTTTGTAATTCTTTTTCATTGATATAGTCGGGCCGAGTTTCTAGGGTAAGACCAATGATACGATTGGTGGCAGATTCGTTTTTTTTCTGCTCGTGCAAGAGTTGTTTTTGCAGGAGTTGGGTATTTAACGCTTTGTTAGCTTTTTTATTTTTGGGAAAGTCATTGGCGGCACGAAAACATTCTTTAATAAACCAGAATTGATATTTTTTTGGATAATAGGACCAGGTGCCACCGAGGACAATTAATTCTAATTTATCAGTAGCGTGCCCGTTGTTTTGGAGAGCGCGGAGGCGCATCTGGACTTGTTTATAAGGATCAAATTTGCAAAGCACGGCGCGCATAACGGCTGGTTCATTTTTGAGATAGCTGACGGGCATTTTTTTCTGATGTGGACAATAGGCACAGGTGCCGGGGCAGGGATGGGGCTTGGCCAAAACGGTGACGGCGGCAATACCAGAAAGAGTGCGGACTTTGCGCTTGCGTAAAAATTTTAAAAGATGTGAATGGGGCTCATGTGTCTTTTTTAATTCTAGTAAAAGTTCAGAGTTGGTCGGCGGTTCAGCCATTTTAAATTTTTTGGCAAAGAGACGTTTGGCCACGGATAATTCTTCCTCGGCTTGAGGAGGATTTTTTTGGAGATATTTGATTAGCTCAGAAGAGATGGACATAGTGAGGTTATTATATAAGTAGGGGGGAGATAGTCAAGGAATCTACGAATATACAAATCAGTTATGAATATACGAATAAATACCATAATTCATAATACATTATTCAT
Proteins encoded in this region:
- a CDS encoding tRNA uridine(34) 5-carboxymethylaminomethyl modification radical SAM/GNAT enzyme Elp3 — translated: MSISSELIKYLQKNPPQAEEELSVAKRLFAKKFKMAEPPTNSELLLELKKTHEPHSHLLKFLRKRKVRTLSGIAAVTVLAKPHPCPGTCAYCPHQKKMPVSYLKNEPAVMRAVLCKFDPYKQVQMRLRALQNNGHATDKLELIVLGGTWSYYPKKYQFWFIKECFRAANDFPKNKKANKALNTQLLQKQLLHEQKKNESATNRIIGLTLETRPDYINEKELQTMRLLGCTRVEIGVQHLDDQILKLNKRGHLVAQTIKATALLRQFGFKITYHLMLNLPGSTPAKDLTMFKRIYSDPHFQPDQIKIYPCVVARNSLLYQWWQKGKWHAYSDKALTNLIIKIKTITPPWVRLIRIIRDIPEESIIAGNKITNLRQEIKFSMTKQNLTCQCIRCREAGHQNQFPISNFQFPNKSKVLNPKLFIRTYPVSNGTEYFLSYESPDQKILYAFCRLFLPTYLPTNLPPYQPTALLRELHTYGEMVPLNQKGAVQHTGLGKKLLTQAEKITHQNHYQKLSIISGIGVRGYYKKLGYKLENTYMVKSL